The following proteins come from a genomic window of Streptomyces sp. GS7:
- a CDS encoding CDP-alcohol phosphatidyltransferase family protein, giving the protein MPKPSVAELRPVVHPEGVKDRRSGEHWAGRLYMREISLRCDRYLVNTRVTPNQLTYLMTVFGVLAAPALLVPGVWGAVLGVLMVQLYLLLDCVDGEVARWKKQFSLGGVYLDRVGAYLCDAAVLVGFGLRAADLWGPGRIDWLWAFLGTLAALGAILIKAETDLVGVARHQGGLPPVKEAASEPRSSGLALARRAAAALKFHRLVLGIEASLLILVLAIVDAVRGDLFFSRLGVAVLAGIALLQTVLHLVSILVSSRLK; this is encoded by the coding sequence ATGCCGAAACCATCAGTAGCTGAACTCCGCCCGGTCGTTCACCCCGAGGGCGTGAAGGACCGGCGCAGCGGTGAGCACTGGGCCGGCCGCCTCTACATGCGGGAAATCTCGCTGCGCTGCGACCGGTACCTGGTCAACACCCGGGTCACGCCCAACCAGCTGACCTACCTGATGACCGTCTTCGGTGTCCTCGCGGCCCCGGCGCTGCTGGTGCCGGGCGTCTGGGGCGCCGTGCTCGGCGTGCTGATGGTCCAGCTCTACCTGCTGCTCGACTGCGTCGACGGCGAGGTGGCGCGCTGGAAGAAGCAGTTCTCGCTCGGCGGCGTCTACCTGGACCGGGTCGGCGCCTACCTGTGCGACGCCGCGGTGCTCGTCGGCTTCGGCCTGCGCGCCGCCGACCTGTGGGGCCCCGGGCGCATCGACTGGCTCTGGGCGTTCCTCGGCACGCTGGCCGCCCTCGGCGCGATCCTGATCAAGGCGGAGACCGACCTCGTCGGCGTGGCCCGGCACCAGGGCGGGCTGCCGCCGGTCAAGGAGGCGGCGTCCGAACCGCGTTCGTCCGGTCTGGCGCTGGCCCGCAGGGCCGCCGCGGCACTGAAGTTCCACCGGCTGGTCCTCGGGATCGAGGCGTCCCTGCTGATCCTGGTCCTGGCGATCGTGGACGCGGTGCGGGGCGACCTGTTCTTCTCCCGGCTCGGCGTCGCGGTACTGGCCGGCATCGCGCTCCTCCAGACCGTCCTGCACCTGGTGTCCATCCTCGTTTCCAGCAGGCTCAAGTGA
- a CDS encoding phosphocholine cytidylyltransferase family protein, with the protein MIGLVLAAGAGRRLRPYTDTLPKALVPVDGEKTILDLTLGNFAEIGLTEVAIVVGYRKEAVYERKEALEQRYGLKLTLVDNDKAEEWNNAYSLWCARDVIAAHDSVILANGDTVHPVSVEQTLLAARGDGQKIILALDAVKQLADEEMKVVADPAKGVRKITKLMDPAEATGEYIGVTLIEGSAAAELADALKTTFERDPDLYYEDGYQELVNRGFKVDVAPIGDVKWVEIDNHDDLAKGRDIACRY; encoded by the coding sequence ATGATCGGCCTCGTGCTGGCGGCCGGCGCCGGACGGCGTCTGCGCCCCTACACCGACACCCTGCCCAAGGCCCTGGTGCCGGTCGACGGGGAGAAGACGATCCTGGACCTGACCCTCGGCAACTTCGCCGAGATCGGCCTGACCGAGGTCGCGATCGTCGTCGGCTACCGCAAGGAGGCCGTGTACGAGCGCAAGGAGGCCCTGGAGCAGCGGTACGGCCTCAAGCTCACCCTCGTCGACAACGACAAGGCCGAGGAGTGGAACAACGCCTACTCCCTGTGGTGCGCCCGTGACGTGATCGCGGCCCACGACTCGGTGATCCTCGCCAACGGCGACACCGTGCACCCGGTCTCCGTCGAGCAGACGCTGCTCGCCGCCCGCGGCGACGGCCAGAAGATCATCCTCGCGCTGGACGCCGTCAAGCAGCTCGCCGACGAGGAGATGAAGGTCGTCGCGGACCCCGCCAAGGGCGTCCGGAAGATCACCAAGCTGATGGACCCGGCCGAGGCCACCGGCGAGTACATCGGCGTCACCCTCATCGAGGGCTCGGCCGCCGCCGAGCTGGCCGACGCCCTGAAGACCACCTTCGAGCGGGACCCCGACCTCTACTACGAGGACGGCTACCAGGAGCTGGTCAACCGCGGCTTCAAGGTGGACGTGGCACCGATCGGCGACGTCAAGTGGGTCGAGATCGACAACCACGACGACCTCGCGAAGGGCCGTGACATCGCATGCCGGTACTGA
- a CDS encoding glycosyltransferase family 2 protein, which yields MRLGAVVLTMGNRPDELRALLDSVAKQHGDPVEIVVVGNGSPLPELPEGVRTVELPENVGIPAGRNVGIEAFGPHGGEVDVLLFLDDDGLLANEDTAELCRAAFAADPALGIISFRIADPDTGQTQRRHVPRLRASDPMRSSRVTTFLGGANAVRTKVFAEVGGLPDDFFYAHEETDLAWRALNAGWMVDYRSDMVLHHPTTAPARHAVYHRMVARNRVWLARRNLPALLVPVYLGVWFLLTLARRPSRPALRAWLGGFKEGWATACGPRRPMKWATVWRLTRLGRPPII from the coding sequence ATGCGGCTCGGCGCGGTGGTCCTGACCATGGGCAACCGCCCCGACGAGCTGCGTGCGCTGCTGGACTCGGTCGCCAAGCAGCACGGCGATCCGGTGGAGATCGTGGTGGTCGGCAACGGCTCGCCGCTGCCGGAACTGCCCGAGGGCGTACGGACCGTCGAACTCCCCGAGAACGTCGGCATCCCGGCGGGCCGCAACGTCGGCATCGAGGCGTTCGGCCCGCACGGCGGCGAGGTCGACGTACTGCTCTTCCTCGACGACGACGGGCTGCTGGCCAACGAGGACACCGCGGAGCTGTGCCGCGCCGCGTTCGCCGCGGACCCGGCGCTCGGCATCATCAGCTTCCGGATCGCCGACCCGGACACCGGGCAGACCCAGCGTCGGCACGTCCCGCGGCTGCGCGCCTCCGACCCGATGCGCTCGTCGCGGGTGACCACCTTCCTCGGTGGCGCGAACGCGGTCCGTACGAAGGTGTTCGCGGAGGTCGGCGGGCTGCCCGACGACTTCTTCTACGCCCATGAGGAGACCGACCTGGCCTGGCGGGCGCTGAACGCCGGGTGGATGGTCGACTACCGGTCGGACATGGTCCTGCACCACCCGACCACGGCCCCGGCCCGGCACGCCGTCTACCACCGCATGGTGGCCCGCAACCGCGTCTGGCTGGCCCGCCGCAACCTCCCCGCCCTCCTCGTCCCGGTCTACCTCGGTGTCTGGTTCCTGCTCACCCTCGCCCGCCGGCCGTCGCGGCCGGCGCTGCGGGCCTGGCTGGGCGGCTTCAAGGAGGGATGGGCCACCGCGTGCGGTCCCAGGCGCCCCATGAAGTGGGCTACCGTTTGGCGACTGACCCGACTGGGCCGCCCTCCCATCATCTGA
- a CDS encoding ATP-binding protein produces MPSGPPAEPPEELTSPLAYEGVWRFTAPALESSVPQARHVVRDLLDEQHVPVAEGIVDGLLLIVSELVTNAVRHAALLSPQIAVQLTIGANWLRVAVEDDHPYRPKALEADEGDIGGRGLWLVKMLTTEAGGKCDVEHTANGGKAIWAELPLTPLATSPPTVR; encoded by the coding sequence ATGCCTTCCGGACCCCCAGCAGAACCCCCCGAGGAGCTGACCTCCCCGCTCGCGTACGAAGGTGTCTGGCGGTTCACCGCACCGGCACTGGAGTCCTCGGTGCCCCAGGCGCGCCACGTGGTCCGGGATCTGCTCGACGAACAGCATGTGCCCGTCGCCGAGGGCATCGTGGACGGGCTGCTGCTGATCGTCTCCGAACTGGTCACCAACGCCGTCCGGCACGCCGCGCTGCTCTCCCCCCAGATCGCCGTACAGCTCACCATCGGCGCGAACTGGCTGCGGGTCGCGGTCGAGGACGACCACCCCTACCGCCCCAAGGCCCTGGAGGCGGACGAGGGCGACATCGGCGGGCGCGGCCTGTGGCTGGTCAAGATGCTCACCACGGAAGCGGGCGGCAAGTGCGACGTCGAGCACACCGCGAACGGCGGCAAGGCCATCTGGGCCGAGCTGCCGCTCACCCCGCTCGCTACCAGCCCGCCGACTGTCCGGTGA
- a CDS encoding HdeD family acid-resistance protein yields the protein MARRSTTPRRDPETARLGRGFVVLAVLGAVLALAGIVGLVYVGVATLTTMLLFGWLLLIGGVVGLLHALQSRGSNFFWLAVIVAALNIAAGVVVIRRPDATAAALTMFAALLFLTGGLFRLVGAVVVRGPQFGWLLVQGAFGILLGVLVLGNWPHSSLYVIGCFFSLALLFDGLGLIAMGVGGRRVVGMVEESRVAGSGPLSGGSAGDAATPAEHRPRNEKE from the coding sequence ATGGCTCGCAGGTCCACAACACCTCGGCGCGACCCGGAGACGGCCCGGCTGGGGCGCGGCTTCGTCGTCCTCGCGGTGCTCGGTGCGGTCCTCGCCCTCGCCGGCATCGTGGGCCTGGTCTACGTGGGCGTGGCCACCCTCACGACCATGCTGCTCTTCGGCTGGCTGCTGCTGATCGGCGGTGTGGTGGGTCTGCTGCACGCCCTCCAGTCCCGCGGCTCGAACTTCTTCTGGCTCGCGGTGATCGTGGCGGCGCTGAACATCGCGGCCGGTGTGGTGGTGATCCGCCGGCCCGACGCCACCGCCGCCGCGCTGACCATGTTCGCCGCTCTGCTGTTCCTGACCGGCGGACTGTTCCGCCTGGTGGGCGCGGTGGTGGTGCGCGGGCCGCAGTTCGGCTGGCTGCTGGTGCAGGGCGCCTTCGGCATCCTGCTGGGCGTCCTGGTGCTCGGCAACTGGCCGCACAGCAGCCTCTACGTCATCGGCTGCTTCTTCTCGCTCGCGCTGCTCTTCGACGGGCTGGGGCTGATCGCGATGGGGGTCGGCGGTCGCCGGGTCGTCGGTATGGTCGAGGAGAGCAGGGTGGCCGGATCCGGACCCCTTTCCGGCGGCTCCGCCGGAGACGCCGCGACGCCCGCCGAGCACCGGCCTCGGAACGAGAAAGAGTAG
- a CDS encoding ABC-F family ATP-binding cassette domain-containing protein produces MSATLVAKDLAAGHGERVLFSGLDLVVAPGDVVGLVGANGAGKSTLLRLLAGLASPENGTLALSPPTATVGHLPQEPDRRPGESVRAFLARRTGVAEAQRALDDATQALVDERPGADDAYATALERWLALGAADLDERAEETAAQLGLAISLDQPMTALSGGQAARASLASLLLSRYDVFLLDEPTNDLDLDGLQRLESFVTGLRAGTVLVSHDREFLTRTVNRVVELDLAQQQVNTYGGGYASYLEERARARRRAREEYEEYADTKAALETRAHTQRNWMEKGVRNARRKATDNDKIARKGRVEATEKQAAKAKQTQRMIERLDVVEEPRKEWELRMEIAAAPRAGAVVATLRNAEVRRGDFRFGPVDLQIDWADRVAITGPNGAGKSTLLAALLGRLPLDSGQATLGPGVVVGEIDQARGQLFDGHGDTPLMDAFRASVPDMAPADVRTLLAKFGLKAAHVLRPARTLSPGERTRAALALLQGRGVNLLVLDEPTNHLDLPAIEQLESALASYPGTLLLVTHDRRMLEAVHTARRIEVAGGRITDRAV; encoded by the coding sequence ATGTCCGCAACACTCGTCGCCAAAGACCTCGCCGCCGGCCACGGCGAGCGCGTCCTGTTCTCCGGTCTCGATCTGGTCGTCGCCCCCGGCGACGTGGTCGGACTCGTCGGCGCCAACGGCGCGGGCAAGTCCACGCTGCTGCGCCTGCTGGCCGGCTTGGCGTCCCCGGAGAACGGCACGCTCGCGCTCAGCCCGCCCACCGCCACCGTCGGCCACCTCCCGCAGGAGCCCGACCGCCGCCCCGGAGAGTCGGTACGCGCCTTCCTCGCCCGCCGCACCGGCGTGGCCGAGGCGCAGCGCGCCCTGGACGACGCCACCCAGGCGCTGGTCGACGAACGCCCCGGCGCGGACGACGCCTACGCCACCGCTCTGGAGCGCTGGCTCGCCCTCGGCGCCGCCGACCTGGACGAACGCGCCGAGGAGACCGCCGCCCAGCTGGGTCTCGCCATCAGCCTCGACCAGCCGATGACCGCGCTGTCCGGCGGCCAGGCCGCCCGCGCCTCGCTCGCCTCACTGCTGCTCTCCCGCTACGACGTCTTCCTGCTCGACGAGCCCACCAACGACCTCGACCTGGACGGCCTGCAACGGCTGGAGTCCTTCGTCACCGGGCTGCGCGCCGGCACGGTCCTGGTCAGCCACGACCGCGAGTTCCTGACCCGCACGGTCAACCGCGTCGTCGAACTCGACCTCGCCCAGCAGCAGGTCAACACCTACGGTGGCGGCTACGCCTCCTATCTGGAGGAGCGCGCCCGCGCGCGGCGCCGGGCCCGCGAGGAGTACGAGGAGTACGCGGACACCAAGGCCGCCCTGGAGACCCGGGCGCACACCCAGCGCAACTGGATGGAGAAGGGCGTCCGCAACGCCCGCCGCAAGGCCACCGACAACGACAAGATCGCCCGCAAGGGCCGGGTGGAGGCGACCGAGAAGCAGGCCGCCAAGGCCAAGCAGACCCAGCGCATGATCGAGCGGCTGGACGTCGTCGAGGAGCCGCGCAAGGAGTGGGAGCTGCGGATGGAGATCGCCGCCGCACCCCGGGCCGGCGCCGTGGTGGCCACCCTCCGGAACGCCGAGGTGCGCCGCGGCGACTTCCGCTTCGGCCCCGTGGACCTCCAGATCGATTGGGCGGACCGGGTCGCCATCACCGGCCCCAACGGCGCCGGCAAGTCCACCCTTCTCGCGGCGCTCCTGGGCCGGCTGCCGCTGGATTCCGGCCAGGCCACGCTCGGTCCCGGTGTGGTGGTCGGCGAGATCGACCAGGCCCGCGGCCAGCTCTTCGACGGCCACGGCGACACGCCGCTGATGGACGCCTTCCGGGCCTCCGTACCGGATATGGCGCCCGCCGATGTCCGCACGCTGCTCGCCAAGTTCGGCCTCAAGGCGGCCCATGTGCTGCGCCCGGCGCGCACCCTCTCGCCGGGGGAGCGCACCCGCGCCGCACTGGCCCTCCTCCAGGGCCGCGGGGTCAACCTCCTCGTCCTGGACGAGCCGACCAACCACCTCGACCTGCCCGCCATCGAGCAGCTGGAGTCCGCGCTCGCCTCGTACCCGGGCACGCTGCTGCTGGTCACCCATGACCGGCGGATGCTGGAAGCGGTGCACACCGCGCGCCGCATCGAGGTCGCGGGCGGGCGGATCACCGACCGCGCGGTGTGA
- a CDS encoding DUF5941 domain-containing protein: MSTAILTGPPVAGSPLEADLRTLGFDVRTASDPADVAGLLADVPAQQRVALVDPRFVGHLHALRLALTDPRFPAAAVPGALTAQPEARPALARAAGRIPVGAGTAHLTDVLTDTLTEALDREDIGLHRVEPGSLVATLALTPAQRDEAREAVAAVDDEAVRLRTAVKSRDGFFTTFCISPYSRYLARWCARRGLTPNQVTTASLLTALAAAGCAATGTRAGFVAAGVLLLLSFVLDCTDGQLARYSLQYSTMGAWLDATFDRAKEYAYYAGLALGAARCSGDDVWALALGAMILQTCRHVVDFAFNEANHDATANTSPTAALSDRLDSVGWTVWVRRMIVLPIGERWAMIAVLTALTTPRTVFLALLIGCALAACYTTAGRVLRSLTRRARRTDRAAQALADLADTGPLVELVSRGARGRGRTGSLLAPVMAFLSSAVLLVWVIFQKNPASWLTVGVAGCSALLAGAAVSRPLKGALDWLVPPFFRAGEYLTVLVLAARSDAPGALPAAFGLIAAVAYHHYDTVYRIRGGTGAPPRWLVRATGGSEGRILVVTVLAALLPDTGFTIALTALAVVLALLVLSESIRFWVSAHLGGAPAVHDEGEPA; encoded by the coding sequence CTGTCGACCGCCATCCTCACCGGTCCGCCGGTCGCCGGGTCGCCGCTCGAAGCCGACCTGCGCACGCTGGGCTTCGACGTTCGTACGGCCAGTGACCCGGCGGACGTCGCCGGGCTGCTCGCCGACGTCCCCGCACAGCAGCGGGTGGCCCTCGTGGACCCGCGCTTCGTCGGCCATCTGCACGCCCTGCGGCTCGCCCTGACCGACCCCCGCTTCCCGGCCGCCGCGGTGCCCGGCGCGCTCACCGCGCAGCCCGAGGCCCGCCCGGCGCTGGCCCGCGCCGCCGGCCGGATCCCGGTGGGTGCCGGCACCGCCCACCTCACCGACGTCCTCACCGACACCCTCACCGAGGCCCTGGACCGCGAGGACATCGGACTCCACCGCGTCGAGCCCGGCAGCCTGGTCGCCACCCTCGCGCTGACCCCGGCCCAGCGGGACGAGGCCCGGGAGGCGGTCGCCGCCGTCGACGACGAGGCGGTCCGGCTGCGCACCGCCGTCAAGTCCCGCGACGGCTTCTTCACGACCTTCTGCATCAGCCCGTACTCCCGCTACCTCGCCCGCTGGTGCGCCCGCCGCGGCCTCACCCCCAACCAGGTCACCACGGCGTCCCTGCTCACCGCGCTGGCCGCGGCGGGCTGCGCGGCCACCGGCACCCGCGCCGGCTTCGTCGCCGCCGGAGTGCTGCTGCTCCTCTCCTTCGTCCTGGACTGCACCGACGGGCAGCTCGCCCGCTACTCGCTCCAGTACTCGACGATGGGCGCCTGGCTGGACGCCACCTTCGACCGGGCCAAGGAGTACGCGTACTACGCCGGGCTCGCGCTCGGCGCCGCCCGCTGCTCCGGCGACGACGTCTGGGCGCTGGCGCTCGGCGCGATGATCCTGCAGACCTGCCGGCATGTGGTCGACTTCGCGTTCAACGAGGCGAACCATGACGCGACCGCCAACACCAGCCCCACCGCCGCGCTCTCCGACCGGCTCGACAGCGTCGGCTGGACGGTCTGGGTGCGCCGCATGATCGTGCTGCCCATCGGCGAACGCTGGGCCATGATCGCCGTGCTGACCGCGCTGACCACCCCGCGCACCGTCTTCCTGGCGCTGCTGATCGGCTGCGCGCTGGCCGCCTGCTACACCACCGCCGGCCGGGTGCTGCGCTCGCTGACCCGCCGGGCCCGGCGCACCGACCGGGCCGCCCAGGCGCTCGCCGACCTCGCGGACACCGGGCCGCTGGTCGAGCTGGTCTCCCGCGGCGCCCGCGGTCGGGGCCGCACCGGTTCCCTGCTCGCGCCCGTTATGGCGTTTCTCTCGTCCGCGGTGCTGCTGGTCTGGGTGATCTTCCAGAAGAACCCCGCCTCCTGGCTCACCGTCGGCGTCGCCGGCTGCTCCGCGCTGCTCGCCGGCGCGGCCGTGTCCCGCCCGCTCAAGGGTGCTCTCGACTGGCTCGTGCCGCCCTTCTTCCGGGCCGGCGAATACCTCACGGTTCTGGTGCTGGCCGCCCGGTCGGACGCCCCCGGAGCGCTGCCCGCGGCGTTCGGGCTGATCGCGGCCGTCGCCTACCATCACTACGACACGGTCTACCGCATCCGCGGTGGCACCGGGGCCCCACCGAGGTGGCTGGTCCGGGCGACCGGGGGGAGCGAAGGACGGATCCTCGTGGTCACGGTCCTGGCCGCCCTGCTGCCCGATACAGGTTTCACAATCGCGCTCACGGCACTCGCTGTGGTCCTGGCGCTGCTGGTGCTCAGCGAGAGCATCCGCTTCTGGGTGTCTGCTCACTTGGGCGGTGCACCCGCCGTACACGATGAAGGAGAACCCGCATGA
- the idi gene encoding isopentenyl-diphosphate Delta-isomerase, producing MPITPANGQTAGTPTVGAPDGAAEPIMLELVDEDGTTIGTAEKLAAHQPPGQLHRAFSVFLFDEKGRLLLQRRALSKYHSPGVWSNTCCGHPYPGETPFAAAARRTAEELGLAPALLAEAGTVRYNHPDPASGLVEQEYNHLFVGLVRAEPAPDPEEIGEIAFVTPEELAERHAQAPFSAWFMTVLDAARPAVRELTGQSAGW from the coding sequence ATGCCGATCACACCTGCCAACGGACAGACCGCCGGGACCCCGACGGTGGGCGCACCGGACGGCGCCGCCGAGCCGATCATGCTGGAGCTGGTCGACGAGGACGGTACGACGATCGGCACCGCGGAGAAGCTCGCGGCGCACCAGCCCCCCGGCCAGCTGCACCGGGCGTTCTCGGTGTTCCTCTTCGACGAGAAGGGGCGGCTGCTGCTGCAGCGCCGGGCGCTGTCCAAGTACCACTCCCCCGGCGTGTGGTCCAACACCTGTTGCGGCCACCCGTATCCGGGCGAGACGCCGTTCGCTGCCGCGGCCCGGCGGACCGCGGAGGAGCTGGGGCTGGCGCCCGCGCTGCTCGCGGAGGCCGGCACGGTGCGCTACAACCATCCCGATCCGGCCTCCGGGCTCGTGGAGCAGGAGTACAACCACCTGTTCGTCGGGCTGGTGCGGGCGGAGCCGGCGCCGGACCCCGAGGAGATCGGCGAGATCGCGTTCGTCACGCCGGAGGAGCTGGCGGAGCGGCATGCGCAGGCGCCGTTCTCCGCGTGGTTCATGACCGTTCTGGACGCGGCGCGCCCGGCGGTCCGCGAGCTCACCGGACAGTCGGCGGGCTGGTAG
- a CDS encoding iron-containing alcohol dehydrogenase family protein: protein MPVLTRLIPSPVVVDISAGALDDLAGLLADQRISASGKLAIAISGGSGARLRERLAPALPGAEWYEVGGGTLDEAIKLADAMKKGHYDAVVGLGGGKIIDCAKYAAARIGLPLVAVATNLSHDGLCSPVATLDNDAGRGSYGVPNPIAVVIDLDIIREAPVRFVRSGIGDAISNISAVADWELSHRETGEDLDGLAAAMARQAGEAVLRHPGGVGDDSFLQVLAEGLVLTGISMSVAGDSRPASGACHEINHAFDILFPKRAASHGEQCGLGAAFATHLRGDRETSALMVEVLQRHGLPVTPGEIGFTDEEFVQAVEFAPKTRPGRYTILEHLDLSTDQIRDAYADYAETISS from the coding sequence ATGCCGGTACTGACCCGCCTCATTCCGTCCCCGGTCGTCGTCGACATCAGCGCCGGCGCCCTGGACGACCTGGCGGGCCTGCTGGCCGATCAGCGCATCTCCGCGTCCGGCAAGCTCGCCATCGCGATCAGCGGCGGCTCGGGGGCGCGGCTGCGCGAGCGGCTGGCCCCCGCGCTGCCCGGCGCCGAGTGGTACGAGGTCGGCGGCGGCACCCTGGACGAGGCGATCAAGCTCGCCGACGCCATGAAGAAGGGGCACTACGACGCGGTCGTGGGCCTCGGCGGCGGCAAGATCATCGACTGTGCGAAGTACGCCGCGGCGCGTATCGGCCTGCCGCTGGTGGCGGTCGCGACGAACCTGTCGCACGACGGGCTGTGCTCCCCGGTCGCCACCCTCGACAACGACGCGGGCCGCGGCTCGTACGGCGTGCCGAACCCGATCGCCGTGGTGATCGACCTCGACATCATCCGCGAGGCGCCGGTCCGCTTCGTCCGCTCCGGCATCGGCGACGCGATCTCCAACATCTCCGCGGTCGCGGACTGGGAGCTCTCGCACCGCGAGACCGGCGAGGACCTCGACGGGCTGGCCGCCGCCATGGCACGCCAGGCCGGCGAGGCGGTGCTGCGCCACCCCGGGGGCGTCGGCGACGACAGCTTCCTGCAGGTGCTGGCCGAGGGGCTGGTCCTCACCGGCATCTCGATGTCGGTGGCCGGCGACAGCCGTCCGGCGTCCGGCGCCTGCCACGAGATCAACCACGCCTTCGACATCCTCTTCCCCAAGAGGGCGGCGAGCCACGGCGAGCAGTGCGGCCTCGGTGCCGCGTTCGCCACCCATCTGCGCGGGGACCGGGAAACCTCCGCGCTGATGGTCGAGGTGCTGCAGCGGCACGGGCTGCCGGTCACCCCCGGCGAAATCGGCTTCACCGACGAGGAGTTCGTCCAGGCCGTCGAGTTCGCCCCGAAGACCCGCCCAGGCCGCTACACGATCCTGGAGCACCTGGACCTTTCCACCGACCAGATCAGGGACGCATACGCCGACTATGCCGAAACCATCAGTAGCTGA
- a CDS encoding ABC transporter permease — translation MSETTHDSAVAMSAPPSADEGLTAAQRAEKYGLAQSGARPSLAEYIRQLWDRRHFISAFSSARLTAQFSQAKLGQVWQVATPLLNALVYYLIFGLLIGTRKGVPDYVPFLVTGVFIFTFTQSSVMAGTRAISGSLGLVRALHFPRACLPISFSLMQLQQLLISMGVLVVILLGFGQVPTLAWLLVIPALALQFVFNTGLAMVMARLGSKTPDLAQLMPFIMRTWMYASGVMFSIDLIMKGKHVPHIVEVLLYANPAAVYIDLVRFALIDSFKAHQLPPHVWAFAAGWAVLAGVAGFVYFWKAEERYGRG, via the coding sequence GTGAGCGAGACCACGCACGACAGTGCGGTCGCCATGAGTGCCCCGCCATCCGCCGATGAAGGACTCACGGCGGCCCAGCGGGCCGAGAAGTACGGGCTCGCGCAGAGCGGTGCCCGCCCCAGCCTCGCGGAGTACATCCGGCAGCTGTGGGACCGCCGGCATTTCATCTCCGCCTTCTCCAGCGCCCGGCTGACCGCGCAGTTCAGCCAGGCGAAGCTGGGCCAGGTCTGGCAGGTGGCGACGCCGCTGCTGAACGCGCTCGTCTACTACCTCATCTTCGGCCTGCTGATCGGCACGCGGAAGGGCGTCCCGGACTACGTCCCGTTCCTGGTGACCGGCGTCTTCATCTTCACCTTCACCCAGAGCTCGGTGATGGCGGGCACCCGCGCGATCTCCGGCAGCCTGGGTCTGGTGCGCGCGCTGCACTTCCCGCGGGCCTGCCTGCCGATCTCGTTCTCGTTGATGCAGCTCCAGCAACTGCTGATCTCCATGGGCGTGCTGGTGGTCATCCTGCTGGGCTTCGGCCAGGTGCCCACCTTGGCCTGGCTGCTGGTGATCCCGGCGCTGGCGCTGCAGTTCGTGTTCAACACCGGTCTGGCGATGGTCATGGCCCGGCTCGGCAGCAAGACGCCGGACCTGGCGCAGCTGATGCCGTTCATCATGCGGACGTGGATGTACGCGTCCGGCGTCATGTTCAGCATCGACCTGATCATGAAGGGCAAGCACGTCCCGCACATCGTCGAGGTGCTGCTCTACGCCAACCCTGCTGCGGTCTACATCGACCTGGTGCGGTTCGCGCTGATCGACAGCTTCAAGGCGCACCAGCTCCCGCCGCACGTGTGGGCGTTCGCGGCCGGCTGGGCGGTGCTGGCGGGCGTCGCGGGCTTTGTGTACTTCTGGAAGGCTGAGGAGCGGTACGGACGTGGCTGA
- a CDS encoding enoyl-CoA hydratase/isomerase family protein: MEPALKTHVSDGTANVTISNTGKRNAMTVAMWRELPPLLDRLAADRSVRSLVLTGDGGTFCAGADIGSLRDASGASQGLAVAAEEALAAFPRPTLAAIRGYCVGGGAQLAAACDLRFAEEGALFGVTPAKLGVAYPASATRRLVRLVGPSAAKYLLFSGELVDCARALRTGLVDEVLAEGGLDKRVAEFTAVLASRSLLTQTAAKELADGTWDVPPAEAEERGAYWAAQARESGDILEGAAAFLERRAPRFTWPAG; this comes from the coding sequence ATGGAACCGGCTCTGAAGACGCACGTCAGCGACGGCACCGCGAACGTCACCATCAGCAACACCGGCAAGCGCAACGCGATGACCGTCGCGATGTGGCGGGAGCTGCCGCCGCTGCTGGACCGGCTCGCGGCGGACCGCTCGGTGCGGTCACTGGTGCTGACCGGGGACGGCGGGACGTTCTGCGCGGGGGCGGACATCGGCTCGCTGCGGGACGCGTCGGGGGCGTCGCAGGGGCTGGCGGTGGCGGCCGAGGAGGCACTGGCGGCGTTTCCCCGGCCGACGCTGGCGGCGATACGCGGCTACTGCGTGGGCGGCGGCGCCCAGCTGGCCGCCGCCTGCGATCTGCGGTTCGCGGAGGAGGGGGCGCTGTTCGGGGTGACGCCGGCCAAGCTGGGGGTGGCCTATCCGGCGTCCGCGACCCGGCGGCTGGTCCGGCTGGTGGGGCCGTCGGCCGCCAAGTACCTGCTGTTCTCGGGCGAGTTGGTCGACTGTGCGCGGGCGCTGCGTACGGGGCTGGTGGACGAGGTGCTGGCCGAGGGCGGGCTGGACAAGCGGGTCGCGGAGTTCACGGCCGTACTGGCGAGCCGGTCGCTGCTGACGCAGACCGCGGCGAAGGAGCTGGCGGACGGGACCTGGGACGTGCCGCCCGCGGAGGCCGAGGAGCGCGGGGCGTACTGGGCGGCGCAGGCGCGGGAGAGCGGCGACATCCTGGAGGGTGCCGCCGCCTTCCTGGAGCGCCGGGCGCCGCGGTTCACCTGGCCGGCGGGCTGA